The following nucleotide sequence is from Candidatus Aminicenantes bacterium.
GAGGGGCGATGGGCGAGTGGTGGGAGCGCTTAGTCGAAAGTGAAAGCGAGGAAGCAGGAAGAAAAGATACGCTGTCGGGGTTATAGTCCGCCGCAGCGGTAAAGGGCGGCAACCGGGATCAGTTGCACTTCATCCAGCCGGCGGTATTCGTCGCCGCGATAAAAGAAAAGCAAGCGGCAGGGTTTGCCCAGCTGCCTGGCGAAACTCTTGAGGTTGCGGACATCGCCGGGACCGGGGTTGACGGTGGATTTGATTTCGACCGCGTAAACGGTATCCTTGATTTCAAAGACCAGGTCCACCTCGCTACCTCCGGTACTCTTGTAATAAAAGAAGCGTTCACAGGGAATCAATCCGAGTTTTCGTCTTTTTTCCAGTTCGGCCAGAACGAAATTTTCGAGCAATTGGCCTTCTGAAAGCTTCACCGGCAGGCTGCGCAATATGCCCATGTCCGCGAAATAGGTCTTGGCCGATTTCAGGAAACGCTTGGCCGGTCCGCCATGGTAACCTTGAAGTTTGAAACTGAGCTGTGCCTGGTGCAGGGTGTTGAGATATTTCCTGGCGGTCTGGAAACTGACTCCGGCCTCCCTGGCGAAATTGGAGACATCGAGGGTGGAACCAATCGAGCGGGCCAGGTGATGAAAGATCCCCATCAAGGCGTCGAGGTTCTCGATATTGGCCAGCTGCATCAGGTCCCGGGTAAAGTAGGTGTTGCGATAATTGGCCAGGATTTTTCGTTTCAGTTCCGTTTGCGGCTGGCAAAGAACTTCCGGAAACCCCCCGTATTCCAACGCCTCTTCCAATAAGCGGGCGCCTTGCTTTAAAACCGGAATTGAGGGCCTGGATTGCAGAAGACCATGCTGCGGCGGGCCGGTGTCCTCTCCCCAACAGGCGGTCGGCAGGTACAGGATTTCAATGCGTCCCGCCAGGGAGTCGGCCGTGGAATCGAGCAGGCCGATGGAGCTGGAGCCGGTGAGCAGGGCCCTGGCTCCCAGGTTGTCGATGGCATACTTGACGGCAACTGTCAGCTTCGGACAGCGCTGGGCCTCATCAATGATGAAAGCCTTTCCCAGGGAATTCACCAATCCCTTGGGGTCCTTCTCGGCCCAGGAGAGGGCGTCCAGATCATCCAGGGTGCAGTAAGTGAGGTCCGGGTACCGTCTGCACAACAATGTGGTTTTGCCGGAACGGCGCGGACCGAGGATCAGCGCGCTTGACGTCACTTCTAAGTTGATCTGCAGCCATCTTTTAAACATGGCTTCATATTAGCATGGATATTCTTAAAGTCAAGTTATATTTTTGCCATTATTGGCGAGGGGAAACTGAGTCGAAAGTTGAATCACGGTGTCAGGTAACAGGTGGCAGGAAGGCAAAAGTAAAACTTCTGTTCCACCCTCAACTCTCTCAAGTACGGG
It contains:
- a CDS encoding ATP-binding protein, with translation MFKRWLQINLEVTSSALILGPRRSGKTTLLCRRYPDLTYCTLDDLDALSWAEKDPKGLVNSLGKAFIIDEAQRCPKLTVAVKYAIDNLGARALLTGSSSIGLLDSTADSLAGRIEILYLPTACWGEDTGPPQHGLLQSRPSIPVLKQGARLLEEALEYGGFPEVLCQPQTELKRKILANYRNTYFTRDLMQLANIENLDALMGIFHHLARSIGSTLDVSNFAREAGVSFQTARKYLNTLHQAQLSFKLQGYHGGPAKRFLKSAKTYFADMGILRSLPVKLSEGQLLENFVLAELEKRRKLGLIPCERFFYYKSTGGSEVDLVFEIKDTVYAVEIKSTVNPGPGDVRNLKSFARQLGKPCRLLFFYRGDEYRRLDEVQLIPVAALYRCGGL